One Sphingomonas sp. IW22 genomic window carries:
- the chrA gene encoding chromate efflux transporter: protein MTVATIDARTSARPEPVTLGEAFWVWLRIAMLSFGGPAGQIAVMHRILVDEKRWIGEQRFLHALNYCMLLPGPEAQQLATYIGWLMHRTKGGIVAGVLFVIPGAVAIMALSWIYVLYGRVGLVSALFFGLKAAVLAVVLQAVVRIGSRALKSAPARILAAVAFVLIFFAGAPFPLIVLGAGIIGWWSARQGSTAFRGGGHGASKGATVADADTLLGEELPDHARPTWRETVRTAIVWLALWLVPVAALLVAFGPDDVFSRIATFFSTMAMVTFGGAYAVLAYVAQQAVGTYGWLGPKEMLDGLGMAETTPGPLIMVLQFVGFLGAYRDPGTLSPLVAGTLGGLLATWVTFVPCFLWIFLGAPFIERLRGNAAVAGALSAITAAVVGVVLNLAIWFALHTLFRTTIAVSAGPIRFDAPVLTSIDPAALVLSLGAAYAIFMTRAGVITTLLATSAAGLALYALGAIR from the coding sequence ATGACGGTGGCGACGATCGATGCGCGAACAAGCGCCCGGCCGGAGCCGGTCACACTCGGCGAAGCCTTCTGGGTTTGGCTGAGGATCGCCATGCTATCCTTCGGTGGACCCGCCGGGCAGATCGCGGTGATGCACCGCATTCTCGTCGACGAAAAGCGGTGGATCGGCGAGCAGCGTTTCCTCCACGCGCTCAACTACTGCATGTTGCTGCCTGGCCCGGAGGCACAGCAGCTCGCCACCTATATCGGATGGCTGATGCATCGCACGAAGGGCGGCATCGTCGCCGGCGTGCTGTTCGTCATCCCCGGCGCGGTCGCGATCATGGCGCTGAGCTGGATTTATGTCCTTTATGGCCGTGTAGGTCTCGTCTCGGCACTGTTCTTCGGCCTCAAGGCCGCGGTGTTGGCCGTCGTCCTCCAGGCGGTCGTGCGGATCGGCAGCCGCGCCCTCAAAAGCGCACCGGCGCGAATCCTCGCTGCGGTCGCCTTCGTCCTGATCTTCTTCGCCGGTGCGCCATTCCCGCTCATCGTGCTGGGCGCCGGGATCATCGGGTGGTGGTCGGCGCGGCAGGGGAGCACCGCATTCCGCGGTGGCGGTCATGGCGCTTCGAAAGGCGCAACCGTTGCCGATGCCGATACGCTGCTCGGCGAGGAACTGCCCGACCACGCCCGCCCGACCTGGCGGGAGACGGTGCGCACGGCGATCGTCTGGCTCGCGCTGTGGCTGGTGCCGGTAGCGGCGCTTCTGGTCGCGTTTGGCCCCGACGACGTGTTCAGCCGGATAGCGACGTTTTTCTCGACGATGGCGATGGTGACGTTCGGGGGTGCCTATGCCGTTCTCGCCTATGTCGCGCAGCAGGCGGTCGGCACTTATGGCTGGCTGGGTCCGAAGGAGATGCTCGACGGGTTAGGCATGGCGGAGACGACGCCGGGACCGCTCATCATGGTCCTGCAATTCGTCGGCTTCCTTGGTGCCTATCGTGATCCCGGAACGCTGTCACCGCTGGTCGCCGGAACCCTCGGCGGGTTGCTGGCGACCTGGGTGACGTTCGTGCCGTGCTTCCTGTGGATCTTCCTCGGCGCGCCGTTCATCGAGCGGCTGCGCGGCAATGCTGCGGTCGCGGGCGCGCTATCCGCCATCACGGCCGCGGTCGTCGGCGTTGTCCTCAACCTCGCGATCTGGTTCGCGCTGCACACACTCTTCCGCACGACGATCGCGGTGTCGGCAGGCCCTATTCGGTTCGACGCGCCGGTGTTGACCAGCATCGATCCGGCCGCCCTCGTGCTGTCATTGGGGGCTGCTTACGCGATCTTCATGACGCGGGCAGGAGTCATCACGACGCTGCTGGCGACGTCGGCCGCCGGACTGGCGCTATACGCGTTAGGAGCGATACGATGA